Proteins from a single region of Gossypium arboreum isolate Shixiya-1 chromosome 1, ASM2569848v2, whole genome shotgun sequence:
- the LOC108481763 gene encoding G-type lectin S-receptor-like serine/threonine-protein kinase At1g11330, whose product MGKTISCSVLLALISCFYLLFATALDTITPSKSIKDPDVIISQNGVFRLGFFSLANSSNRYVGILYNQIPVQTVVWVANRNRPLKDSSGILNISDDGNLVVSNGKAEVLWSSHVNNTAPNATTAQLLDSGNLVLSYGEDGASSLWESFEDPSNAFIETMKISTDVKKGRKVELKSWKSIDNPSDGNFSLSLEPFNSPEGIIRKNNELYYRTGPWNGNTFIGLIDKYTAYLEGFDVVADNPQQPYYMTYEISNDSMLIYGELDSQGKFTEWKWDAGKGNWIFKYSSYQTNCDVYGYCGAFGICDSSRRPICSCLKGFKPRNIEEWSRGNWSSGCFRTNPLQCQRDNNNGSGAGQGDDGFLEMKRMKVPAFPHPSSISNGQCKDQCMNMKNCSCVAYAYDDGIGCMLWSGDLIDVQKFSASGVDLYIRLPFSELDKGKSSKVLVITTVIGGIVVITISTLFLWCRIAKYKGRNEKRKQIKHQFSSENIGENSIGVKLQQLPLFNLEELAAATNNFHHTKKLGQGGFGPVYKGTLDDGKEIAVKRLSKASGQGLEEFMNEVVVISKLQHRNLVKLLGCFVEGEEKMLVYEYMPNKSLDTFLFDPAKQDVLDWRKRFIIIEGISRGLLYLHRDSRLKIIHRDLKASNVLLDKELNPKISDFGMARIFGGNENQANTKRVVGTYGYMSPEYAMQGQFSEKSDVFSFGVLLLEIVSGRKNTSFYNYQYDLSLLGYAWRLWNEGNIWSLLDKIISNSKLNSKNEKEIWKCIHVGLLCVQEYAKDRPTMSTIVSMLNNEISDLHPPKQPAFTQAPLINHVVEERVSFNDVTLTDFDGR is encoded by the exons ATGGGAAAAACTATTAGCTGCTCTGTTTTACTAGCTTTAATATCTTGCTTTTACTTACTATTTGCCACTGCTTTAGACACAATAACACCATCAAAATCCATCAAAGACCCTGATGTTATAATCTCCCAGAATGGTGTTTTCCGATTGGGATTCTTCAGCTTGGCTAACTCCAGCAATCGTTATGTAGGGATTCTCTACAATCAAATCCCCGTACAAACTGTTGTGTGGGTAGCAAATAGAAACAGGCCTCTCAAAGACTCTTCTGGGATTCTCAACATATCAGATGATGGCAACCTTGTTGTTTCCAATGGAAAAGCTGAGGTTCTTTGGTCATCACATGTTAACAATACAGCTCCTAATGCAACAACTGCCCAGCTTTTAGACTCTGGAAACCTTGTCCTTAGTTATGGTGAGGATGGAGCAAGCAGCTTATGGGAGAGTTTCGAAGATCCTTCTAATGCCTTCATTGAAACTATGAAGATCAGTACTGATGTTAAAAAGGGTCGTAAAGTAGAGCTGAAATCATGGAAAAGCATTGATAACCCATCTGATGGTAACTTTTCTCTTAGCCTTGAACCTTTCAACAGCCCAGAGGGCATCATTAGAAAGAATAACGAGCTCTATTATCGGACCGGTCCATGGAATGGGAATACCTTTATTGGCTTAATAGATAAGTACACTGCTTATCTTGAAGGGTTTGATGTTGTTGCAGATAATCCACAACAACCGTACTATATGACTTACGAAATTTCTAATGACTCTATGTTGATATACGGTGAATTAGATTCTCAAGGAAAATTcactgaatggaaatgggatgcGGGGAAAGGGAACTGGATATTCAAGTACTCTAGTTATCAAACAAATTGTGATGTTTATGGATACTGTGGGGCATTTGGAATATGCGATTCATCGAGACGACCCATTTGCAGTTGCTTAAAGGGGTTTAAGCCTAGGAATATAGAGGAATGGAGTAGAGGTAATTGGAGTAGTGGATGTTTTAGGACTAACCCTTTGCAGTGCCAAAGAGATAACAACAATGGCAGTGGAGCAGGCCAAGGTGATGATGGGTTTTTGGAGATGAAGAGGATGAAAGTGCCAGCATTTCCGCATCCGTCATCAATAAGTAACGGTCAGTGCAAAGACCAATGCATGAACATGAAGAATTGTTCGTGCGTGGCTTATGCGTATGATGATGGCATTGGTTGCATGTTGTGGAGTGGAGATTTGATTGATGTCCAGAAATTCTCCGCTAGCGGCGTCGATCTTTACATTCGTCTGCCATTTTCGGAACTGG ATAAAGGGAAAAGTAGTAAGGTCCTTGTCATTACAACAGTAATTGGGGGCATAGTCGTTATTACAATTTCTACACTCTTCTTATGGTGTAGGATAGCTAAATATAAAG GAAGAAATGAAAAACGGAAACAAATCAAACACCAGTTTTCTAGTGAAAATATAGGCGAAAATTCAATTGGAGTTAAACTCCAGCAGCTGCCACTATTCAATTTGGAAGAACTCGCCGCCGCGACCAACAATTTCCATCACACAAAGAAGCTAGGGCAGGGTGGTTTCGGTCCAGTTTACAAG GGAACATTAGATGATGGAAAGGAAATAGCAGTGAAGAGATTGTCGAAAGCTTCGGGACAAGGATTGGAAGAATTTATGAATGAAGTGGTGGTGATCTCTAAGCTTCAACATCGAAATCTGGTTAAATTGCTTGGCTGTTTTGTTGAAGGAGAAGAGAAGATGCTCGTCTACGAATATATGCCCAACAAAAGTTTGGACACTTTTCTTTTTG ATCCAGCTAAACAAGATGTCTTAGATTGGAGAAAGCGCTTCATAATTATTGAAGGGATTAGTCGAGGATTGCTTTATCTTCATAGGGATTCAAGACTGAAGATTATACACAGAGATCTAAAAGCAAGTAACGTTTTACTTGACAAAGAATTAAACCCAAAAATTTCAGATTTTGGAATGGCTAGGATTTTCGGAGGCAATGAAAATCAAGCCAACACTAAAAGAGTTGTTGGAACTTA CGGTTATATGTCTCCTGAGTATGCAATGCAAGGGCAATTTTCAGAAAAATCAGATGTATTCAGCTTTGGAGTTCTATTGCTTGAGATTGTTAGCGGAAGAAAAAACACAAGCTTTTACAACTATCAATATGATCTTAGCCTCTTGGGATAC GCGTGGAGACTATGGAACGAAGGCAATATTTGGAGCTTATTAGACAAGATTatttcaaattcaaaattaaactcAAAGAATGAGAAAGAAATATGGAAATGCATACATGTTGGATTGCTATGCGTCCAAGAATATGCTAAAGATAGGCCTACTATGTCTACTATTGTTTCAATGCTTAACAATGAGATTTCAGATCTTCACCCTCCAAAACAACCTGCTTTCACTCAAGCACCACTAATTAACCATGTTGTTGAGGAAAGGGTTTCATTTAATGATGTAACTCTTACAGACTTCGATGGTAGATAA